In Rhineura floridana isolate rRhiFlo1 chromosome 6, rRhiFlo1.hap2, whole genome shotgun sequence, one genomic interval encodes:
- the LOC133386884 gene encoding bcl-2-related protein A1-like, with amino-acid sequence MNFKEKITPLLDSLEIKSIETACKTFSRVAELEFADGKTNWGRLLTALLFGGLLAKKLQLQGIPLTQNNEDQLSHYITDYIASAKSEWNLENGGWEQGFAKHFERPLYNVKTRIFQVFKDYYTMLWLIAPV; translated from the exons ATGAACTTCAAAGAAAAAATAACCCCTCTTTTGGACTCTCTGGAAATTAAATCTATCGAGACCGCATGCAAAACTTTTAGCAGAGTGGCAGAATTAGAATTTGCTGATGGAAAAACAAATTGGGGCCGTCTTTTAACAGCTTTGTTGTTTGGAGGTCTTCTGGCTAAAAAATTACAGTTGCAAGGGATTCCTCTTACACAGAACAATGAGGATCAGCTTTCACATTATATCACAGACTACATAGCGAGTGCAAAATCAGAATGGAATTTGGAAAATGGAGGTTGG GAACAAGGCTTTGCtaagcattttgagagacctCTCTACAATGTGAAGACCAGAATATTCCAGGTTTTCAAGGATTATTACACCATGCTTTGGTTAATAGCCCCTGTTTAA